The sequence CGTCGCATTGGGCTTTGCCCTGACACACCTGTTCGACCCCAACGACTATAAGGACGAAATCCGCGCGCTTGCCCGCGACAAAGCCGGTCTCGAGCTGGATATCGGCGGTGACATCGGCTGGAGCCTGTTCCCCTGGCTAGGCCTGGAACTGCACGACACCACGCTGGCCAGCGTGCGGACGCCCGAACAGCCATTCGCCGACCTGCGCATGCTCGGCCTCTCCGTCCGCGTGCTGCCACTGTTCAGCCGTGAAGTGCAGATGAGCGACATCACCCTCAACGGCCTCAACCTGACCCTGACCCGCGACGAAAAGGGCCGAGGCAACTGGGAAGGTGTCGGCCGACCCAGCGACAAACAGGCGCAGCCCGACGACACGACGGCAGCCGAGCCGAGCAAACCCGCCACCGAAACCCCGGACGCCAGCCCTCGACGCCCACTGCAGCTGGATATCGACAGCCTGACCATTAGCGATGCCCGGGTGGCTTATCACGATGTGCAAAGTGGCCAGCAGTTCAGCGCCGAGGGCATCGAGCTGACCACGGGTGCCATTCGTGAAGCCACCTCGATTCCGGTCAAACTCAACGCCTTCTTCGGCAGCAATAAGCCAGTGATGCGCGCACGGACCGAATTGCAGGGTTCGCTGCGCTTCGACAGCAAACTGCAGCGCTACCAGCTCGAGGACCTGCGCCTGAGCGGCGAGGCTTCCGGCGAGCCGCTGAAAGGAAAGACCCTCTCGTTCAGCGCCCAAGGGCAATTGCTGGCCGATCTGGCGGCCGACATCGCCGAATGGACCAGCCTCAAGTTCACCGCCAATCAACTGCGTGGGCTGGGCGAGCTGAAAGTGCGCGACGTGCAGGACCAACCAAAGCTCGCCGGCACCCTGACCATCGCCGCGTTCAACCTGCGTGAGTTCCTCGACAACCTCGGCCAGCAGCTCCCACCCATGGCTGATAGCACCGCGCTGAGCAAGGTAGAACTGGTCACCCGAATCGACGGCAGCTCGACCAGCCTGAGCCTTGAAGACCTCAACCTGAAACTGGACGACAGCGCCTTCACCGGGCGCATCGCGGTCAGCGACTTCGCCAAGCAGGCCCTGCGAGCCGAACTCAAGGGCGACCAGCTGAATCTCGATCGCTACCTGCCGCCCCCGGCCAAGCAGGCCTCCGCCGACACGGCACGCAAGAGCGAAGTCGAAACCACCGAAGCCGCGGCGGTCGGCAGTGGCACCACGCCGCTGCCAGACAAGCCGACCCAGCACGCCTGGAGCGACGCGCAAATGCTGCCGGTCAATGCGCTGCGCAGCCTCGACACGCAGATCAAACTGGACATCGGCAGCCTCACGGCGATGAAACTACCACTCGACAGCTTCGCGCTGAGGGCACGCAGCGCTGGCGGCCTCCTGACACTGGAGGAGCTGCGCGCAGGCCTGTACAACGGACGCCTGGAAGCCTCGGCCAGCCTCGACGTCCGACCGCCGGTGCCGCTGCTGACCAGTCAGACTCGCCTCGCGCGCGTCCCGGTCGAACGCCTGCTGCAAAGCCAGGGCGAAAAGGTGGTGATCAAGGGCCTGATGAACCTCGATGCCGATCTGCGCAGCCAGGGCAACAGCGAGAAGGCGTGGATCGATAACCTCAACGGCAAGATCGGCTTCATCGTCGACAACGGCGTGCTGGTCGACGCCAATCTCGAGCAGCAGCTCTGCCATGCCATTGCCACGCTCAACCGCAAGCCGCTGGCCGGTGAACCACGCAGCAAGGACACACCGTTCCGCGAGCTCAAGGGCAATCTGACCCTGCGCGACGGGGTCGCCAGCAACCCGGATCTGAAGGCCAGCATTCCCGGCCTGACGGTGAACGGCAACGGTGATCTCGATTTGCGGGTACTAGGCATGGACTACCGCGTCGGCATCGTCATCGAAGGCGACAAGGGCGACATGCCCGATCCGGCCTGCTCGGTCAACGAGCGCTACGTCGGCATCGAATGGCCGCTGCGCTGCCGCGGTCCGCTGGAGCTGGGCGCCAAGGCCTGTCGCTTCGACAAGGACGGCCTCGGCAAGATCGCCGCCAGGCTCGCAGGCGAAAAGCTCAACGAGAAGATCGAGGAGAAACTGGGCGACAAGGTCAGCCCGGAATTGAAAGACGCACTCAAGGGCCTGTTCAAGCGATGAACCGGCCAGCCATGAGCGACGAACAGTTCGGCGCAGCCGTTCTCGATTGGTACGACCGACACGGCCGCAAGGATCTGCCCTGGCAGCAGGCCATTACGCCATACCGGGTCTGGGTCTCGGAGATCATGCTGCAACAGACCCAGGTCAGCACCGTGCTCGGCTACTTCGACCGTTTCATGGACGCCCTGCCGACGGTCGAAGCCCTGGCCAGCGCGGCCGAAGACGAAGTGCTGCATCTGTGGACCGGCCTCGGCTACTACAGCCGCGCGCGTAATCTGCACAAGACCGCCAAACTGGTCGTCGCCGAGCACGGCGGCGAATTCCCACGGTGCGTCGAGCGCCTCGCCGAACTGCCGGGTATCGGCCGCTCCACCGCCGGCGCCATCGCCAGCCTCAGCATGGGGCTGCGTGCACCGATCCTCGACGGCAACGTCAAGCGCGTACTGGCCCGCTATGTCGCCCAAGATGGTTATCCAGGCGAACCGAAAGTGGCCAGACAACTCTGGGACGTGGCCGAGCGTCTGACTCCGCAAACACGCGTCAATCATTACACCCAGGCGATGATGGATCTCGGTGCGACACTCTGCACGCGCAGCAAACCCAGCTGCCTGCTCTGCCCGCTGAAGGCTGGCTGCCGGGCGCATCTACTCGGTCGCGAAACGGATTACCCAGCGCCCAAGCCGCGCAAAGCGTTACCCCAGAAGCGCACGCTGATGCCGCTGCTGGCCAATCGCGAAGGCGCCATCCTGCTTTATCGCCGCCCTTCCACCGGGCTGTGGGGCGGCCTCTGGAGCCTGCCGGAACTGGAAGACCTGACCGCACTCGACCTACTCGCCGAGCGTCACGCCCTGGAGCTGCAACAACACCGGCAGCTACCGGGCCTGACCCACACCTTCAGCCACTTCCAGCTGGCCATCGAGCCCTGGCTGATCAGAGTCAAGTCCACGCGCGACGCCGTGGCCGAGCCAGACTGGCTCTGGTATAACCTCGCCACCCCGCCGCGACTGGGGCTCGCCGCCCCGGTGAAGACGCTGCTCAAGCGCGCCGCCGCCGAACTGAACGCAGGAGAGATGTCATGACCCGCACCGTGAACTGCCGCAAGTACAAAGAGCCACTGCCAGGCCTGGACCGCCCACCCTATCCGGGCCCGAAGGGCGAAGACATCTATAACAACGTATCGAAGAAGGCCTGGGACGACTGGCAGAAACACCAGACCATGCTGATCAACGAGCGCCGGCTGAACATGATGAACGCCGAGGACCGCAAGTTCCTCCAGGCCGAGATGGACAAGTTCTTCTCAGGCGAGGATTACGCTCAAGCCGAAGGCTACGTCCCGCCGAGCGAGTGATCTGCCATCGAAGCGGGTCCTGCCCTGCGCAAGGCTCGCTTCCACGATGAGTTATCGACCTAGAAACGCTCGCAAACGATACGTCACAACGCTAAACGCCCGTTCTGACTAAATATTTTCCTGACCGCGCTTGACAGGCAAAAGCCAAATCCGTCTAATAGCGCCCCGTTGCCCAGGTAGCTCAGTCGGTAGAGCAGGGGATTGAAAATCCCCGTGTCGGCGGTTCGATTCCGTCCCTGGGCACCACTAATACCGAGAAACCCCAAGCGAAATTAATCTCCTTGGGGTTTTTTATTGCCTGCGATTTGTGCCAGCGGCCCGCTATGATCCAGCCGGCACTTCACGGAATAGCTGCCCGCCATGTTTGAACAGGCTTTCAAGAATATCGATGACATCCTGCACAAGGATGCCGGCTGTACCAGCGAGCTCGACTACACCGAGCAAACCTCCTGGCTGCTTTTCCTCAAGTACCTCGACGCGCTGGAGCAGGAAAAAGCTGTGGAGGCACAGCTTGAGGGCAAGTATTACCTGTACATTCTCGACCCTGAATACCGTTGGGAGCGCTGGGCGGCGCCCAAGACCGCGAATGGCCAGATCGACCACAACAGCGCCCTGACCGGCGATGACCTCAAGGATTTCGTCAACAACAAGCTGTTCCCCTACCTGCATGGCTTCAAGCAGAAGGCCGAAAGTCCGGACACCATCCAGTACAAGATTGGCGAGATATTCGGCGAGCTGAAAAACCGTATCCAGAGCGGTTACAACCTGCGCGAAGTGCTGGAGATCGTCGACGGCCTGCGCTTCGGCTCACAGACCGAGAAACACGAGCTCTCGCACCTTTACGAAGTCAAGATCAGAAACATGGGTAACGCCGGGCGCAACGGCGGCGAATACTACACGCCGCGCCCGCTGATCCGCGCCATGATCAAGGTGGTCGATCCGCACATCGGTCAGCGAATTTACGACGGCGCGGTCGGCTCAGCAGGCTTTCTCTGCGAAGCCTTCGATTACTTGAGCAGCCAGCCGAACCTGACCACCCGCCAGCGGGAAACCCTGCAAAAGCACACCTTCTACGGCAAGGAGAAAAAGAGCCTCGCCTACGTCATCGCCATCATGAACATGATCCTGCATGGCATCGAAGCACCGAACATCATCCACACCAACACCCTGACGGAAAACCTCAGCGACATTCAGGACAAGGACCGCTTCGACATCGTGCTGGCCAATCCGCCGTTCGGTGGCAAGGAACGCAAGGAGGTCCAGCAGAACTTCCCGATCAAGACCGGCGAAACCGCTTTCCTGTTTCTCCAGCACTTCATCAAGATCCTCAAGGCCGGCGGCCACGGCGCGGTGGTCATCAAGAACACCTTCCTCAGCAACAGCGACAACGCCTCGGTCAGCCTGCGCAAACTGCTGCTGGGAAGCTGCAATCTGCATACCGTGCTCGACTGCCCGAGCGGCACCTTCCAGGGCGCGGGCGTCAAGACCGTGGTGCTGTTCTTCACCAAGGGCGCGCCGACGCGCAAGGTCTGGTACTACCAGCTGGAACCTGGCCGCAATATGGGCAAGACCAACCCGCTAAAGGATGCTGATCTGGCTGAGTTTATCGAGCTGCAGAAGACCTTTGCCGATTCGCCGAAAAGTTGGAGTTTGGATGTGTCTGGCCTTGACCAAGCGAGCTACGACCTATCAGTAAAGAATCCTGACGGCGGTGCGGATGTAGCGCATCGCAGCCCGCAGGCGATCATGAATGAAATTGCGGCGCTGGATATGGAGAGCGCGCAAGTGTTGGTAAAGATCAGGAGGCTGCTTTGAAAAAGAGCTGGCCAACTGAGCAACTTGTAAATCTCTGTGAAATGTTCGCTGATGGCGACTGGATTGAATCTAAGGATCAGTCAGTTGATGGTATTCGAATAATCCAGACAGGCAATGTTGGAGAGGGCATTTTCAAGGGTCGGGACGACAAGGCGCGATACATCTCTGAGCCAACTTTTAAACGCTTACGCTGCACAGAAATCTTTGAAGGTGACTGCCTCGTCTCCAGATTGCCCGAGCCTGCTGGACGGAGTTGCATACTGCCTGACACTGGCGAACGAATGATTACTTCCGTTGACTGCACAATAGTTCGCTTCAATACCCAGAAAATCATTCCAGCTTTTTTTAATTTTTATTCCCAGTCGCGCGAATATTTGAAGGCGATTGATTGCCAAACAACAGGCACCACGAGAAAGCGGATCAGCAGAAGCAAGTTAGGGTGTGTACTCACCCCCGTTCCACCCCTCTCGGAGCAACAACGCATCGTCGCCATTCTCGACGAAATCTTTGACGGTATCGCCAAGGCTCGCGCCAACGCTGAAAAAAACCAGCAAAACGCCCGCAAACTTTTTGAAAGTCACTTGCAATCAAAACTTGCCAAGCAGCCGGACTGGGAAGGAAAAACACTCAAACAGGTTTCTCTGGATTTTGGCCGGGGAAAATCAAAGCATCGCCCTCGCAATGACCCGAGACTTTATGGCGGGCCTTACCCCTTTATTCAGACTAGCGATGTTCGTGGATGTGAACACCTGATCACCGACTTTACCCAGACTTACAGTGAAGCCGGCCTAGCCCAAAGCAAGCTATGGCCAAAGGGCACGCTGTGTATAACCATCGCCGCAAATATTGCTGAAACCGGAATTTTAGGTTTTGACAGCTGCTTTCCAGACAGCGTTATTGGTGTTGTGGTTGATCCTACTCAGACTAGCAACAGCTTTCTTGAGTACTTACTGCAGTCGGTAAAAGCCAGCTTGAAAGCCAAAGGCAAAGGCAGCGCACAAGACAATATCAATCTCGCCACCTTTGAAAACGAACCCTTCTATTTCCCTGATTTGGCCGAGCAAAAGCAGATTGTCGATCAGTTGAGCGACTTGAATGCAGAGGCCCAACGCCTCGAATCCATCTACCAGCAAAAACTCGCCGCGCTCGACGAACTGAAGCAATCCCTGCTACACCAAGCCTTCAGCGGAAAGCTATAACTGCATCGACGCACGGAGCAAACGATGGATAAAGCACAACAGGAGCTGGTGATCTTTCAGGAAGCGGGCCAGCCGGTCGAGGTTCGGCTGGATGCCGGGCGCGATACGGTATGGATGACTCAGCGACAGATGGCGGAGCTGTTCGAGACCTCGAACGATAACATCAGCCTGCACCTGAAGAATATCTTTGCCGATGGTGAGTTGGTCGAGGCGGCAACTACCGAGGATTCCTCGGTAGTTCGCCAGGAAGGCAAGCGGCAGGTCAGCCGCGTGGTGAAACACTACAACCTCGACGCCATTATCTCGGTGGGCTATCGGGTCAGCTCCAAGCGTGCCGTGTCATTCCGCCAATGGGCCACACGCTTGCTGCGCGAACACCTCACCCAAGGCTACACCCTCAATCGCCAACGCTTCGAGGCCAATGCCCTGGAGCTAGAAGCCGCACTGCAGCTGGTGAGAAAGGCGGCGCAAAGCCCTGAGTTACTCAGCGACACCGGCCGGGGGCTGGTTGATATCGTCACCCGTTACGCGCAGACCTTCCTTTTGCTTCAGCGGTATGACGAGGGCCTGCTGACCGATCCGCCTACCATCGCCGGCGGCGCGCTACCTACGCTGGGCGAAGCACGCCAGGCGCTGGCTCGCCTGAAAGCGGAGTTGATGGCCCGCGGCGAAGCCACCGAGCTATTCGCTCTGGAACGCGGCGACGGACTGGCTGGCCTGCTGGGCAGTCTGGATCAGACTGTTTTCGGCGAGCCGGCCTATCCCAGCGTGGAGGCCAAGGCTGCGCATCTGCTGTATTTCGTGATCAAGAATCACCCATTCGCTGACGGCAACAAGCGCAGCGGTGCGTTTCTGTTCGTGGACTTTCTCAACCGCAATGGGCGCTTGCTGGACACTACCAACCAGCCAGTGATCAACGATATCGGCCTTGCCGCCCTCGCTTTGCTCGTAGCCGAGTCAGACCCGGCGCAGAAAGACACGCTGATTCGCCTGATCATGAACATGCTCGCGGGTTGATTCCGCCTTCTAAACCCACGCCGCAGAGGGTTAAGCTCCGGGCATGATGCCAAAAGGATATTGCCGTGAACGAAGCTGAAACACGCGCCGAACATATCGACCCCGCCTTGCGTGAAGCCGGCTGGGGCGTCGTCGATGGCAGTCGCGTACAGCGCGAGTTTCAAATCACCCATGGTCGCATCCAGGGTGCGGGGCAACGCGGCAAGGCGGAGATTGCCGATTACGTGCTGGTATACCGCAACACTCAGCTGGCTGTGATCGAGGCGAAAGCCTGGGACAAGCACTACACAGAGGGCGCAGCCCAGGCCAAATGCTACGCAAAGAAGCTGGCGATTCGCTTCACCTACGCAACCAATGGCCAGCGTATCTACGCCATCGACATGCTCACCGGCGCAGAAGGCGACTTGCTCAGCTTCCCCACGCCGGAAGAACTGTGGAACCTGACGTTTGCCGAGCACAACGAATGGCGCGAGCGCTTCGCGGCCATTCCGTTCGAAGACAAGGGCGGCACCTGGGGTGCGCGCTACTATCAGGACATTGCGATCAAGCGAGTGCTGGAAGCAATCGCAGCGCAGCAGTCGCGAATCCTGCTGACGCTGGCGACTGGTACAGGCAAGACCTTTATCGCCTTTCAGCTGGCCTGGAAATTGTTCAGAAGTCGCTGGAACCTCAAGCGCGACGCCCAGCGTCAGCCACGCATTCTGTTCCTGGCGGACCGCAACATCCTTGCGGATCAGGCTTACAACTCGTTTTCTGCCTTCCCCGAGGACGCGCTGGTGCGTATCGCGCCGGATGAAATTCGCAAAACGGGCAAGGTGCCAAAGAACGGCAGCATCTTTTTCACCATTTTCCAGACCTTCATGAGCGGACCGAATGGCACGCCGTACTTTGGCGAGTACCCGGCGGATTTCTTCGATTTCATTATCATCGATGAATGCCACCGTGGCGGCGCCAATGACGAGGGCAACTGGCGCGGCATCCTTGAGTACTTCGCGCCAGCGGTTCAACTCGGCCTGACCGCCACGCCCAAGCGCAAGGACAATGTCGACACCTATGCCTACTTCGGCGAGCCGGTGTATGTGTATTCGCTGAAGGAAGGCATCAACGACGGTTTCCTCACGCCGTTCAAGGTCAAGCAGATCGCTACAACGCTTGATGAGTACGTGCATGTGCCAGGCGACGGAATAGTCATCAAAGGCGAGGTTGAGGCGGGACGGCGCTATCTCGAGGCGGACTTCAATCGAGTCATCAAGATCCCGGAGCGGGAGGCCTATCGGGTCAAACTGTTCATGGAGCAGATCGCGCCAAACGAGAAGACGCTGGTGTTCTGCGCCACCCAACAGCATGCGCTGGAAGTACGTGACTTGATCAACCAGATGAAGCGCAGCAGCGAGCCGGACTACTGTGTGCGGGTGACCGCCGATGATGGTGCGCGAGGGGAAGAACACCTGCGGCATTTTCAGGATAACGAGAAGACCATACCAACCGTTCTCACGACGTCGCAGAAGCTCTCCACCGGCGTGGATGCGCGCAACGTCCGCAATATCGTGCTGATGCGGCCAGTGAACAACATGATCGAGTTCAAGCAGATCATCGGTCGTGGTACGCGCTTATTCGATGGCAAGGATTACTTCACCATCTATGACTTCGTGAAGGCTCATCACCTGTTCAGTGATCCCGAATGGGATGGCGAACCGATAGAACCTGCCGAAACCCGAGGCGTCGGCACCGGAGAGAACAGAGGTGGCTATGAGAGCGAACCCAGGCCGCCCAAGCCGCCGCGCGATCCACGCCCGGACGTGATCGAGGTTCGACTCAGCAACGGCTCGGTGCGCCGCATCAAGAGCATGATGGCGACGTTGTACCTCGGCGCCGATGGCAAACCGATGTCTGCCGCGCAGTTCCTGGAAAGCCTGTTCGGCAATCTGCCAGAATTTTTCAACGACGAGGATGAGCTACGCGGGCTATGGAGCACCCCGGATACTCGCAGTTTCCTCCTGCAAGGCCTAGCTGAACGCGGCTTTAGCAACGAGGTATTGCATGAGATGCAGCGCATCATCGACGCAGAGCATAGTGATCTGTTCGATGTGCTGACGTACGTCGCCTTCTCCACCGAACCGCAGACCCGAGAGGAGCGCGCCAGCCGAGCTCGCAGCACGCTGCATAGGCAATTCACAGACAAGCAAGCAGCCTTTCTTGACTTCGTACTGTCGCAATATGTGAAGGAAGGTGTGGAGGAATTGGGACCGGAAAAGCTCTCCCCTTTACTGAAGCTTCGCTACAAGAACGCGCTTAACGATGCAGTTGCGGATCTAGGTAGGCCGGAGCTGATCAAGAACTTGTTTTTTGGCTTCCAGAAGCATCTTTATCTTGCGGATGGAAGCGGCATCCAACCGTAGCGAGTCCGCTCCCCCATCTGTTCGATTACCAAGACCCCGCTGCCCTTGCGAA comes from Stutzerimonas stutzeri and encodes:
- a CDS encoding N-6 DNA methylase yields the protein MFEQAFKNIDDILHKDAGCTSELDYTEQTSWLLFLKYLDALEQEKAVEAQLEGKYYLYILDPEYRWERWAAPKTANGQIDHNSALTGDDLKDFVNNKLFPYLHGFKQKAESPDTIQYKIGEIFGELKNRIQSGYNLREVLEIVDGLRFGSQTEKHELSHLYEVKIRNMGNAGRNGGEYYTPRPLIRAMIKVVDPHIGQRIYDGAVGSAGFLCEAFDYLSSQPNLTTRQRETLQKHTFYGKEKKSLAYVIAIMNMILHGIEAPNIIHTNTLTENLSDIQDKDRFDIVLANPPFGGKERKEVQQNFPIKTGETAFLFLQHFIKILKAGGHGAVVIKNTFLSNSDNASVSLRKLLLGSCNLHTVLDCPSGTFQGAGVKTVVLFFTKGAPTRKVWYYQLEPGRNMGKTNPLKDADLAEFIELQKTFADSPKSWSLDVSGLDQASYDLSVKNPDGGADVAHRSPQAIMNEIAALDMESAQVLVKIRRLL
- the mutY gene encoding A/G-specific adenine glycosylase encodes the protein MSDEQFGAAVLDWYDRHGRKDLPWQQAITPYRVWVSEIMLQQTQVSTVLGYFDRFMDALPTVEALASAAEDEVLHLWTGLGYYSRARNLHKTAKLVVAEHGGEFPRCVERLAELPGIGRSTAGAIASLSMGLRAPILDGNVKRVLARYVAQDGYPGEPKVARQLWDVAERLTPQTRVNHYTQAMMDLGATLCTRSKPSCLLCPLKAGCRAHLLGRETDYPAPKPRKALPQKRTLMPLLANREGAILLYRRPSTGLWGGLWSLPELEDLTALDLLAERHALELQQHRQLPGLTHTFSHFQLAIEPWLIRVKSTRDAVAEPDWLWYNLATPPRLGLAAPVKTLLKRAAAELNAGEMS
- the rhuM gene encoding virulence protein RhuM/Fic/DOC family protein, whose amino-acid sequence is MDKAQQELVIFQEAGQPVEVRLDAGRDTVWMTQRQMAELFETSNDNISLHLKNIFADGELVEAATTEDSSVVRQEGKRQVSRVVKHYNLDAIISVGYRVSSKRAVSFRQWATRLLREHLTQGYTLNRQRFEANALELEAALQLVRKAAQSPELLSDTGRGLVDIVTRYAQTFLLLQRYDEGLLTDPPTIAGGALPTLGEARQALARLKAELMARGEATELFALERGDGLAGLLGSLDQTVFGEPAYPSVEAKAAHLLYFVIKNHPFADGNKRSGAFLFVDFLNRNGRLLDTTNQPVINDIGLAALALLVAESDPAQKDTLIRLIMNMLAG
- the hsdR gene encoding EcoAI/FtnUII family type I restriction enzme subunit R translates to MNEAETRAEHIDPALREAGWGVVDGSRVQREFQITHGRIQGAGQRGKAEIADYVLVYRNTQLAVIEAKAWDKHYTEGAAQAKCYAKKLAIRFTYATNGQRIYAIDMLTGAEGDLLSFPTPEELWNLTFAEHNEWRERFAAIPFEDKGGTWGARYYQDIAIKRVLEAIAAQQSRILLTLATGTGKTFIAFQLAWKLFRSRWNLKRDAQRQPRILFLADRNILADQAYNSFSAFPEDALVRIAPDEIRKTGKVPKNGSIFFTIFQTFMSGPNGTPYFGEYPADFFDFIIIDECHRGGANDEGNWRGILEYFAPAVQLGLTATPKRKDNVDTYAYFGEPVYVYSLKEGINDGFLTPFKVKQIATTLDEYVHVPGDGIVIKGEVEAGRRYLEADFNRVIKIPEREAYRVKLFMEQIAPNEKTLVFCATQQHALEVRDLINQMKRSSEPDYCVRVTADDGARGEEHLRHFQDNEKTIPTVLTTSQKLSTGVDARNVRNIVLMRPVNNMIEFKQIIGRGTRLFDGKDYFTIYDFVKAHHLFSDPEWDGEPIEPAETRGVGTGENRGGYESEPRPPKPPRDPRPDVIEVRLSNGSVRRIKSMMATLYLGADGKPMSAAQFLESLFGNLPEFFNDEDELRGLWSTPDTRSFLLQGLAERGFSNEVLHEMQRIIDAEHSDLFDVLTYVAFSTEPQTREERASRARSTLHRQFTDKQAAFLDFVLSQYVKEGVEELGPEKLSPLLKLRYKNALNDAVADLGRPELIKNLFFGFQKHLYLADGSGIQP
- a CDS encoding AsmA family protein — encoded protein: MKALGKILGLVILGLLLLIVALGFALTHLFDPNDYKDEIRALARDKAGLELDIGGDIGWSLFPWLGLELHDTTLASVRTPEQPFADLRMLGLSVRVLPLFSREVQMSDITLNGLNLTLTRDEKGRGNWEGVGRPSDKQAQPDDTTAAEPSKPATETPDASPRRPLQLDIDSLTISDARVAYHDVQSGQQFSAEGIELTTGAIREATSIPVKLNAFFGSNKPVMRARTELQGSLRFDSKLQRYQLEDLRLSGEASGEPLKGKTLSFSAQGQLLADLAADIAEWTSLKFTANQLRGLGELKVRDVQDQPKLAGTLTIAAFNLREFLDNLGQQLPPMADSTALSKVELVTRIDGSSTSLSLEDLNLKLDDSAFTGRIAVSDFAKQALRAELKGDQLNLDRYLPPPAKQASADTARKSEVETTEAAAVGSGTTPLPDKPTQHAWSDAQMLPVNALRSLDTQIKLDIGSLTAMKLPLDSFALRARSAGGLLTLEELRAGLYNGRLEASASLDVRPPVPLLTSQTRLARVPVERLLQSQGEKVVIKGLMNLDADLRSQGNSEKAWIDNLNGKIGFIVDNGVLVDANLEQQLCHAIATLNRKPLAGEPRSKDTPFRELKGNLTLRDGVASNPDLKASIPGLTVNGNGDLDLRVLGMDYRVGIVIEGDKGDMPDPACSVNERYVGIEWPLRCRGPLELGAKACRFDKDGLGKIAARLAGEKLNEKIEEKLGDKVSPELKDALKGLFKR
- a CDS encoding restriction endonuclease subunit S, with protein sequence MKKSWPTEQLVNLCEMFADGDWIESKDQSVDGIRIIQTGNVGEGIFKGRDDKARYISEPTFKRLRCTEIFEGDCLVSRLPEPAGRSCILPDTGERMITSVDCTIVRFNTQKIIPAFFNFYSQSREYLKAIDCQTTGTTRKRISRSKLGCVLTPVPPLSEQQRIVAILDEIFDGIAKARANAEKNQQNARKLFESHLQSKLAKQPDWEGKTLKQVSLDFGRGKSKHRPRNDPRLYGGPYPFIQTSDVRGCEHLITDFTQTYSEAGLAQSKLWPKGTLCITIAANIAETGILGFDSCFPDSVIGVVVDPTQTSNSFLEYLLQSVKASLKAKGKGSAQDNINLATFENEPFYFPDLAEQKQIVDQLSDLNAEAQRLESIYQQKLAALDELKQSLLHQAFSGKL
- a CDS encoding oxidative damage protection protein → MTRTVNCRKYKEPLPGLDRPPYPGPKGEDIYNNVSKKAWDDWQKHQTMLINERRLNMMNAEDRKFLQAEMDKFFSGEDYAQAEGYVPPSE